A single region of the Erythrobacter sp. HL-111 genome encodes:
- the petA gene encoding ubiquinol-cytochrome c reductase iron-sulfur subunit — MADPNLLDEEGVRRRDWIHIAALSAGGVAAVGAIYPLVSQMAPSADVLAASTTDVDLAALEPGMAIKDTFRSQPLFVRRLTQEEIAEAEAVDVSTLRDPETLADRTKEGKKEYLVTLGVCTHLGCVPLGAASGEEKGEYGGYFCPCHGSHYDTAGRTRKGPAPTNLVVPEYQFTSDTTIRVG, encoded by the coding sequence ATGGCGGATCCCAACCTGCTTGACGAGGAAGGCGTTCGCCGCCGCGACTGGATCCACATCGCCGCGCTGAGCGCGGGGGGCGTGGCCGCTGTCGGCGCGATCTATCCGCTGGTGAGCCAGATGGCGCCTTCGGCCGATGTCCTTGCCGCGTCGACCACCGATGTCGATCTCGCCGCGCTCGAGCCGGGCATGGCGATCAAGGACACCTTCCGTTCGCAGCCGCTGTTCGTGCGCCGCCTGACGCAGGAAGAAATCGCCGAGGCCGAGGCCGTCGACGTTTCGACCCTGCGCGATCCGGAAACGCTCGCCGACCGGACCAAGGAAGGCAAGAAGGAATATCTCGTCACCCTGGGCGTGTGCACCCATCTCGGCTGCGTGCCGCTGGGCGCCGCCTCGGGCGAGGAGAAGGGCGAATACGGGGGCTATTTCTGCCCCTGCCACGGTTCGCATTACGACACCGCCGGAAGAACGCGCAAAGGCCCCGCCCCGACCAATCTGGTCGTGCCGGAATACCAATTCACCTCCGACACGACCATCCGTGTCGGCTGA
- the pgeF gene encoding peptidoglycan editing factor PgeF — protein MEPFAIERAEALEGIPHGFFGSTGGAHQFGYGGPGGAGAIAALRAAAAEAILPAARLVAPHQVHSPDVVTVGEAWEDAPEGRPVADAVVTDRPCLALGIVTADCAPVLLADAEARVIGAAHAGWRGAQGGVIENTLAAMEALGGDRARVAAAIGPTIAQESYEVDAAFRTHFSPADERHFVPAPPREGRARWQFDLRGHVAAQLTQAGVQKINYVGGDTFSHRQRYYSYRRASLHGSPAYGRQISLIALP, from the coding sequence GTGGAGCCCTTCGCGATCGAACGGGCCGAGGCGCTGGAAGGAATACCGCACGGCTTCTTCGGCAGCACTGGGGGCGCGCACCAGTTCGGGTATGGCGGGCCGGGCGGGGCGGGTGCGATCGCCGCGCTCAGGGCGGCGGCGGCCGAAGCGATCCTGCCGGCCGCAAGGCTCGTCGCGCCGCACCAGGTCCATTCGCCCGATGTCGTGACGGTTGGCGAGGCGTGGGAGGATGCCCCCGAGGGCCGCCCGGTCGCGGACGCGGTGGTGACCGACCGGCCCTGCCTTGCGCTCGGCATCGTCACTGCCGACTGCGCCCCGGTCCTGCTGGCCGACGCCGAGGCGCGCGTGATCGGCGCGGCCCATGCCGGCTGGCGCGGTGCGCAGGGCGGGGTGATCGAGAACACGCTTGCGGCGATGGAGGCTCTCGGCGGCGACCGGGCGAGAGTGGCCGCCGCGATCGGTCCGACCATCGCGCAGGAAAGCTATGAGGTCGACGCGGCCTTCCGCACCCATTTCTCCCCCGCCGACGAGCGCCATTTCGTCCCCGCGCCGCCACGAGAGGGCAGGGCGCGCTGGCAGTTCGACCTGCGCGGCCATGTCGCCGCACAACTCACGCAAGCGGGCGTGCAAAAAATAAATTATGTTGGCGGGGATACATTCTCACATAGGCAGCGTTACTACTCCTACAGAAGGGCCTCCTTGCACGGCTCGCCGGCCTACGGGCGCCAGATCAGTCTGATCGCGCTGCCCTGA
- the pepN gene encoding aminopeptidase N gives MDAARTPTNPEGNTSTADAAPPPKEPPIIRREDYRPFPWAVPETRLAFRLGLDRTRVTATLRVERNPASDEQTQDLRLDGDGLTPLRVAIDGVQVADYRMDGPDLVLTLPGEGHEVEIVTEIDPSANTQLMGLYASGGMLCTQCEAEGFRRITFFPDRPDVLSTYTVRMEGPKDAFPILLANGNRTGEGENGDGTHWAEWHDPWPKPSYLFALVAGDLVANSKPFVTRSGRRVECNIWVRPEDLALTDHALESLHRSMKWDEETFGREYDLDLYNIVAVSDFNMGAMENKGLNVFNTKYVLADPDTATDADFDAVEGVIAHEYFHNWSGNRVTCRDWFQLSLKEGFTVLRDQLFSQDMRGEAVKRIEDVRILRAAQFPEDAGPLAHPIRPDSYREISNFYTATVYNKGAEVIRMMRTMAGAGRFRAGTDLYFDRHDGEAATCEDFVRAIEEGAGLDLERFRLWYSQAGTPRVKVRSRVSGDTLTLTLSQTVPATPGQPDKQPMPIPLRVAVHSRGNAPDGGALGEERLVVLDEAERSFDLPLAGPGPVVSINRGFSAPVIIERELAHEDLVFLAARDDDPFARTEAMQELALSHLVGAASGELSAAAAAEGRAAIVAAMRAVLTDGELDDAMRGELMLLPSEAYLFEAMADSGAKSGRKADPGAIHREREALKAALGSELAGELSACYERASAIAFDDPAGRGARKVKTQALVLLAAADPASAADLAAAQYDAADNMTDRQGALMVLAGLDHPAREQRLAAFYERYRGNALVIDKWFTLQALSLHPDVIAQVQALARHPDFTLRNPNRLRSLYMAFAGNPKGFHDAGGEGYRMIADVILEVDRANPQTAARFVSPLGRWRRIEPGRAALMKGELERILAAGNLSRDTYEQVTRSLGD, from the coding sequence ATGGATGCAGCCAGGACCCCGACGAACCCCGAAGGCAACACCTCGACCGCCGATGCGGCGCCGCCCCCGAAGGAGCCGCCGATCATCCGGCGCGAGGATTACCGGCCCTTCCCCTGGGCGGTCCCCGAGACCCGGCTCGCGTTCCGGCTCGGCCTCGACAGGACCCGCGTGACGGCGACCCTCAGGGTGGAGCGCAACCCGGCCTCGGACGAGCAGACGCAGGACCTGCGCCTCGACGGCGACGGACTGACCCCGCTGCGGGTCGCGATCGACGGGGTGCAGGTCGCCGATTACCGCATGGACGGCCCCGACCTGGTCCTGACGCTTCCGGGCGAGGGGCACGAGGTCGAGATCGTCACCGAGATCGACCCTTCCGCCAACACGCAGCTGATGGGCCTCTACGCCTCGGGCGGGATGCTGTGCACCCAGTGCGAGGCCGAAGGTTTCCGCCGCATCACCTTCTTCCCCGACCGGCCCGACGTGCTGTCCACCTACACCGTGCGGATGGAAGGGCCGAAGGACGCCTTCCCGATCCTGCTCGCCAACGGCAACCGCACCGGCGAGGGCGAGAACGGCGACGGTACGCACTGGGCCGAATGGCACGATCCCTGGCCCAAGCCCTCCTATCTCTTCGCGCTCGTGGCGGGCGATCTCGTCGCCAATTCGAAGCCCTTCGTCACCCGCTCTGGCCGCAGGGTCGAATGCAACATCTGGGTCCGGCCCGAAGACCTCGCGCTGACCGATCACGCGCTCGAATCGCTGCATCGCTCGATGAAATGGGACGAGGAAACCTTCGGGCGCGAATACGACCTCGATCTCTACAACATCGTCGCCGTGAGCGACTTCAACATGGGGGCGATGGAGAACAAGGGCCTCAACGTCTTCAACACGAAATACGTGCTGGCCGACCCCGACACCGCGACCGATGCCGATTTCGACGCGGTCGAAGGCGTGATCGCGCACGAATATTTCCACAACTGGTCGGGCAACCGCGTGACCTGCCGCGACTGGTTCCAGCTTTCGCTCAAGGAAGGCTTCACCGTGCTGCGCGACCAGCTCTTCTCGCAGGACATGCGGGGCGAGGCGGTCAAGCGGATCGAGGATGTCCGCATCCTGCGCGCGGCGCAATTCCCCGAAGATGCGGGTCCGCTCGCCCATCCGATCCGGCCCGATTCCTACCGCGAGATCAGCAACTTTTACACCGCGACCGTCTACAACAAGGGGGCCGAGGTGATCCGCATGATGCGGACCATGGCAGGCGCGGGGCGGTTCCGCGCCGGGACCGACCTCTATTTCGACCGCCATGACGGCGAGGCGGCTACCTGCGAGGATTTCGTCCGCGCGATCGAGGAAGGCGCCGGGCTCGACCTGGAACGGTTCCGCCTGTGGTATTCGCAGGCCGGCACGCCGCGGGTGAAGGTCCGCTCCCGGGTGAGCGGCGACACGCTCACGCTGACCCTCTCGCAGACGGTCCCCGCGACCCCGGGCCAGCCGGACAAGCAGCCCATGCCGATCCCGCTGCGCGTCGCGGTCCATTCGCGCGGCAATGCCCCCGATGGCGGCGCGCTGGGCGAGGAACGGCTGGTCGTGCTCGACGAGGCGGAGCGGAGCTTCGACCTGCCGCTCGCCGGACCCGGTCCGGTCGTCTCGATCAATCGCGGCTTTTCCGCCCCGGTCATCATCGAGCGGGAACTCGCGCACGAAGACCTCGTCTTCCTCGCCGCGCGCGACGATGATCCCTTCGCCCGGACCGAGGCGATGCAGGAGCTGGCGCTCTCGCATCTCGTCGGCGCGGCGAGCGGGGAATTGTCCGCCGCCGCCGCCGCCGAGGGGCGCGCGGCGATCGTGGCGGCGATGCGCGCGGTGCTGACCGACGGCGAGCTCGACGACGCGATGCGCGGGGAGCTGATGCTGCTGCCGAGCGAGGCCTACCTGTTCGAGGCCATGGCCGATTCGGGGGCGAAGTCCGGGCGCAAGGCCGATCCCGGCGCGATCCACCGCGAGCGCGAGGCGCTGAAGGCGGCGCTCGGCAGCGAACTCGCGGGCGAGCTTTCGGCCTGTTACGAACGCGCGAGCGCCATCGCGTTCGACGATCCGGCGGGGCGCGGGGCGCGCAAGGTCAAGACGCAGGCGCTCGTTCTCCTCGCCGCCGCAGACCCGGCGAGCGCGGCCGACCTCGCCGCCGCGCAATACGATGCCGCCGACAACATGACCGACCGGCAGGGCGCGCTGATGGTGCTCGCCGGGCTCGACCACCCGGCGCGCGAGCAGCGGCTCGCCGCCTTCTACGAACGCTATCGCGGCAACGCGCTGGTGATCGACAAGTGGTTCACCCTGCAGGCGCTGTCGCTCCATCCCGACGTGATCGCGCAGGTCCAGGCACTGGCGAGGCATCCCGACTTCACGCTGAGGAATCCCAATCGCCTGCGCTCGCTCTACATGGCCTTCGCGGGCAATCCCAAGGGCTTCCACGATGCCGGCGGGGAAGGCTACCGCATGATCGCCGACGTCATCCTCGAAGTCGACAGGGCGAACCCCCAGACCGCGGCTCGCTTCGTCTCGCCGCTGGGCCGCTGGCGCCGGATCGAGCCGGGGCGCGCCGCGCTGATGAAGGGCGAACTCGAACGCATCCTTGCCGCCGGCAATCTCTCGCGCGACACCTACGAACAGGTCACGCGCAGCCTCGGGGATTAG
- a CDS encoding SDR family oxidoreductase, which translates to MSHLLIFGLGYTAQRIAARLRENGWQVRATGSAGDLDFGDREAVLSALDGASHVLSSVPPDRTAGTDPVLEAYGAALAGRPLFYLSSTGVYGDRQGAWVDEATPTIAEGGEGRRNARAEADLAWLDLGARVFRLPGIYGPGRSALDRVREGKARRIDLPGQVFSRIHVDDIAGAVVAALLRDAPPGAYNIGDDLPASGNEVTEHACRLLGVQPPPLESLEEAALSQMARGFYMENRRVANGKAKRVLGWTPRFPTYVEGLESLS; encoded by the coding sequence ATGTCGCATTTGTTGATCTTCGGACTCGGATACACGGCGCAGCGGATCGCGGCGCGGCTGCGCGAAAACGGCTGGCAGGTGCGCGCGACGGGCAGCGCCGGCGACCTCGATTTCGGCGATCGCGAAGCGGTGCTCTCGGCGCTGGACGGGGCGAGCCACGTCCTCTCCTCGGTCCCGCCGGATCGCACTGCCGGAACCGACCCGGTGCTCGAGGCCTATGGCGCGGCGCTGGCGGGCAGGCCGCTGTTCTACCTTTCCTCGACCGGCGTCTATGGCGACCGGCAGGGCGCATGGGTGGACGAGGCGACTCCGACCATCGCCGAAGGCGGCGAGGGCCGCCGCAACGCCCGGGCCGAGGCGGACCTCGCGTGGCTCGACCTCGGCGCGCGGGTGTTCCGCCTGCCCGGCATATATGGCCCGGGGCGCAGCGCATTGGACCGGGTGCGCGAGGGGAAGGCGCGGCGCATCGACCTGCCCGGGCAGGTCTTCAGCCGCATCCATGTCGACGACATCGCCGGCGCGGTGGTCGCGGCGCTGCTGCGGGACGCGCCGCCCGGGGCCTACAATATCGGCGACGACCTTCCCGCGAGCGGCAATGAAGTGACCGAGCACGCCTGCCGCCTGCTCGGCGTGCAGCCCCCGCCGCTCGAAAGTCTCGAGGAAGCCGCCCTTTCCCAGATGGCCCGCGGTTTCTACATGGAGAACCGCCGGGTCGCGAACGGCAAGGCGAAGCGGGTGCTGGGCTGGACTCCGCGCTTTCCCACCTATGTCGAAGGGCTGGAAAGCCTGTCCTAG